The Festucalex cinctus isolate MCC-2025b chromosome 10, RoL_Fcin_1.0, whole genome shotgun sequence region GCCGGCCTTCTCTCGAATGGCCGACCACTTGGCACGGGCCACCGAGCTCTTGGGAGAAACCGGAGGCGGTCCCGCTTCGGGGATCTGCGGCGGTCTGGGCGTGGCCACGGCTTTGGCCACGGCCGGTGGAGGAGTGGGCCCGCGGTTGCGGACGAGAGCGGCGGAGCCTCCGTCGTCTCTCGCCGCCTCGGAGCCGTCTTGGGAGCCGCGCCGGTTCGGGTCCCGCACCTGCGCGGACCTCCGCTTCCATTCCGACAAGAGACGCTGCGACGAAACCGGCTCCACCGGCACGTGGGCCGTCTTCAGACGCCGCTGGACCGGCTGGACCGGCTGCACGGGCTGGACGGGCGGGAGCGGCGGAACCGGAGCGGCCGCCCCGTCGCCGGCGCCGATGCTGCTTCCAGGCAAGGTGTTGCTGAAGGTCAGCATGGTCTCCTTGGCCATGGGGCTCCGCGGGGCCATGAGCTCCACGTCCACGCTGGCCCTCTTCAGGCTGCCGGCGGAGGCCGCCTCCCCCTGAATGGCGTCCAAGGGCCCcggggccgccgccgccgccgctatcTCGTCGTTGCTCTCGGAGGCCGAGGCGGGGCCCTTGTTGTAGACCGACTCGTGGCCCCGCTCGGTCAACGCTCGCAAAGGGTCGTCCAGGCTGGGCGCAGGGGGCGGGGCCAGAGCTCCCGCCTCGGACGACTTGAAGTTGGCCACGGCGTGAAAAGCCTGCGGGAGAATTTCAAGACGCGTTCAAATCATCCCGACGGCGGCGACGCGACGGCCAACCTTTTGGTCTCACCAGGTAGGCGGCGATGAAGGCCCCGATCAAGAAGCCCACGTAGATGTCGACGGGGTGGCTGCGGTGCTGCGTCACCTGCGTCAGGCCGCTCAGCGCGGCGGCCATGGCGAACACGAACACCAAGACGGGCTTCAGCAGTTTGGTGCTGTCCGAAATGGTGGCGTTGAAATACATCTGGCGGGGAAGGAGGGACGCACGGCCGTTAGCTCGGATCGGCTAGCGCGCTAACGCCGGTTAGCGTCGACGTGCGACTCGCTCGGGCTCAAGATGGCCGTCCGGTCTTTCGAAGCCGGCGTTTCTGGTCCGCGTGAGCTCGGCGTGTCCTCGCTGTCGTCCGGTCCGGTCGGGCCAGCTCCTCTTGACAGCCAATCAGACGCCTTCTTTGCTTCAATCTGCGACCAAATATGTCACCGGCCCGGGGCCGACATTTTGCACTTTGACCCTGCCAACGTTCGATTGGCTGGGAAAAGCGGCACAGGACGCCGTTTCGAGCCAAGAAGCCGTTTGGCGAGAAAGCGAAACGCTCGTTCGACTTTCGCCGTGACCGCCTGCCGGTACGTCAACATGTTGACGAAGCCCAACAAAAGCCGGCAAGGAAATCCAAACAGGCCGCCGATTGGCCGGGACGAGGAGCGGGCCCGCCGACACGACCACACGATGAGccaaaaacagagaaaaaacaGCGGATGAAGCAAAAGCTGCAGAAAAGGGACCGACGGACTTACCGAAACGTAGACGGCGGCAAAAGCGGACAGGGTGGCGTGCTGGGACGGGAAGGTTTTCCTGCGTGGGCGCAAAAGAGGAGGAGCGATGAGTGACGGGGGCGCGGCCCAAGGGAAGGCGGCGGCGCACCTGGCGGCGGCGATGGCGTGCCGGTCGTGTCCGGAGCAGATGTCCCTGGTGACGTAGGCGTTGGCGTCGCACGAGACGTGGCTGTAGTTGGGCTTGCAGACGGTGAGGAAGAAGGGGGCGTGGTAACCCGTCGACAGCTGGATCACGTCCGTCACCAGCGCCGTCGCGCACAGCCCGAACACGTGCACGCCTGCCGTGGTGGCCACGCCCACCCGCCGCcacagagcgagagagagaaaaggctTTTCCTTCACAAACATATCTTCTATCCAAAAAGGTCCAAAATGGAAGAGAAATACATCAAAACAGATTGAAAAATTGCCTTCtttcttgattgattgatgtttgttttatgcttcATTTCATGTTTTGAACCTCATATTCATTTGGActtgtatttattatgtatttgatATGATTTGTTGCGCTCAAATTCAAAAGGTGGACACTTGCATCAATCTGCAATTCCACTCCAGGACCACGCCCACCTCTGGGGGTCTCGTTGTGGCGGTTACGCTCTGAAAACTAATTTGACATTGAGCCCAAAAAGggagtcaaaacaaaaaatgcatccTATAAAACCAAACAAGGCTGTTGACTGCTCTTGAGGGCCCCCTAGTGGTCGCCAGGCCTTAAGCAGGTGCTGAGTCGCCTTGTGCGTCTGAGCTGTTTCGTCAGTCGCTTCGCCAGGTGATCCGGCGGAAGGTGTGTCGGCCTTACCTACAAAGCGGACGGTCCTCCTCAGGAAGGAGTTGAAGTTGCAACCGCCCGCGTTGATGCTGCCTTCCGCTCGCCGCACTTTGGCTCGGGACTGCAGCAGGTAGACCAGAGCCTCCACCAGCATGATCTGCAACCAGGCGGATCGTCAGCACGGAAAAggaggcggcgggcggcgggtgGCGAGCGGTCAACCGCGCCTACCGAGGCGGCGGGTCCGGCGAAGGCCAGGCTGAGCAGCATGAGCAGCGGGATGATTTCGTCGCCTCCGTCCACGTACGGCTTGCTGAGGTCGCGGTCGTGGCAGCGAAAGCCGAGTCGCGGCGGCCGCAGCACGTCCGTCAGCTCCAGGAAGTAAAGCGACACCACGGACGACGCCACGATGGGGAGCTGCGTCATCACAACGGCGACTTGTCACCTGCCCGTCCGCATCCGCGTCCGCGTGTGCCTACCTCCACAAAGTAGAAACACGGCAGCAGCGTCAGGCTGTCCTTGGACCGCCTCTTTTTCATCTTCTCCGACGGCGAACTCATCATCATCCTGCAAGACACACAAAAGCAAACGCCGCTTGCGTCCTCACGCCACGAGGAACATGTGCAGCAAAGGCCAAAAGCCGAAGCAGCCGATCCAAATCCGCACGcgtccctgcgattggctgccgaCCAGTTCGGGCTGTAACTCCGCCTACTACGCACAGACGGCCGCGATTGGCTCCAGCACGCGCTTGTGACAAGGAGCACTTGAAGAACTGGGAAACGTGTAAAACATGTGGGAGCGCCCCCTGGTGGACGGGAGTTCGGGACCTGCACTTCAATTGACGTCACGGCCGATTTGCCGTTTCATTCACGTCACATCCAACGAGATCCGCCCTTTTGGCAACATGTGCGGCAGCATAACAACAAAATGCTGCTTCGCCATGTTTGCTTGGAACTCCACGATCAGAGCCCGACCGGGTTCTGCTTTCTCACAAGCACGGAAACCGTCGGCACAACTTTCTGCTGGAGTGTGAAAATGCTCACAAGACCCGAACGGTCCGAGCGCAGTCAGGTCAAAGCCTGCAGGCAACATGTCTGCCGCTCTGCTTGGACTCGGAGCATGCGGGTCTTCGGTCGGGATTTTCTCTTCGGCCGCTCCGGGGACGTTTTTTGGTGGCAGACGTGCCGTGCTGAAAGGCCAATTTGGAATCTCGCACGACAAACTTTCACGTTTGCTCTGGTTCCGTTCACAAGCGATGGATCCGGTCTTGACCGCTCGCTTCCCGACGTCGTACGTTGCAGTACATCAGAGGGTTCTGTCAACGCAGGCCAGAACGTGGAAGCCATTTCGCCTTCACGCTAGCAAAGTTTGAGAATGTCGGAATTGTCACCCGTCAATCCAGCACATCAAGTTGAACGTGACATCCGTCCAGCTTGTTGAAGTTGAACGCGTGGCGATGGCGCCAAAATGAAGGTCTTTGGCGTGGATTTCAGTGGGACCCCCACCAGCGTTTGCAAGCAACAAAATGGTGCATGGCAAAGCAGAAGTCGGCATTCTTTAGGATTTGTGTTGTTGTCTTGCTCAGATGACATTTGCATCCGACTAATGAGTGAATCCAGCTCGTCTTTAGCATTCGATTCTAAACCTTTGAAATCGATTATTCTGAAAATAGGACTTGACAGCATGACACAGAAAAGCAAGGTGGCATTAAAAAACGTCTTCACCATTTAGTTTATATGAAAATCAAGCAGATTTGACATTTCTATATCAGCACACCGACGAAAACGTGgctagtacacacacacacgcacgtcaCGTCCCATTTTTCAGGTTTGAGGTGGACGTCAGAGGGGGCGTGGCCAAGCGGCAGATAGTTTTGCAAAGACAAACTAATGCGCGCTTTTAAGGGGACTGGCCGCGACCAACGTCGTCGTcatgcacgcgcgcgcgcgcacgcacggtgcagctagaaaaaacaaaacaaaaaaaaaggcttgagaTGAAAATGCTGAAAAGATGAAAATGCCGTGACGCAGAGTGACGCGCCTCACCTGAAAACAGCTTCCAGCCTCACCTCCAACCCAGCAAGACAAAAGAAGAGCGCGCCGCAGTGCTGTCAAGTGGGAGGTGCTCGTTCCCGCGCTCTGGCTGCAGCGACAAATGTGCGCGTGCCCGTGTGAGCGTTCACGCTCGACCTCGCGATACCATTGGCGAGAACGACAACAAAAAACTCTGACGTCATCCATTTGAGAGGAAATGTCGCAACGATTACATctgaaataaatcatttcaaaaaccGACTGCGTCTTTCGACATGAACACATGATCTGGTGACGTCACGTGCGTGATTTAGAAAGGtgaggtgtgaaaaaaaaaaaagacaacacgtCGTTTGAGTTGAGTCAAGTTTGTTTCAATCAATACACGTGACTGACAGCATCTTGTGACGTCATTTGGTGGGAAACCAACAAAAGTCCTCTTGCAATACATGGGACAGGTGGGCAGTGGCCACGCCCACTCCAGTCGCTAAGGCATACaagttgaaaataaaagcacgtCCCATCATCATTGAACATACGACATCACGTGAGCGTCAGTTtattattgatgatgatgatgatgatgatggaaccGATCAGATTTGGGATGCTTGGCGAGCGAGCGCCTCAGGACGAGTGGGAGGAGCTTGGCTGCACGCTGCAGTCCGTTCGGGAGGGATCGGCCGCGTCCGTGCCGAGCGAAGGCTGGCTTTCTGCGCCGGCCCCCCCTTCTCCCATCCACAAGTCGGCCACCGCCCCCTCCTGGCCGGAGGACGCCAGCGCTTCCGTGATGATGGCGGCCGTCTGCGCCACCCAGTTGAGCTCCGATCGCACCTCGCCGGCGGCCGAGGACGACGGCGGACTTTCGGGCGGCGGCTGGAGAAGCTCGGCGGAGGCGGGAGCgagccgggcggcggcggcggcggcggaagcGGCGGCGGAAGCGGCAGCGGGCTCCGCCGGCGGCCCGGCGCCTCCgtcgtcgttgttgttgttgttgttgagcgtGTCCTGCAGCGCCGTCTGGTTGGCCTGGCCCGCCTGCTGCTGGTTGTGCAGGAGCATCTCCTGGATGCGGATCTGCTGCAAGATGGCCGGCAGCTCGTAGTGGTGGAAGAAGTAAATCATGGAGTGCTGGCAAAAGAGAAAACGCTGACTTACGCCGGCCGCCTTACCCGGAAAACGCGCGTGCACTCGGCTTGGCTCGAGTGGGCGGGGCCGATGCTTTTGCACAAAAGACCATTTTGCACCAAAAGCGTTTGCAATCATCCGCACAAGCCGGCGGCTGTTTGTTTCCTTTCAACCGAATGTGCCAATCTGGTGTGTCGTCAAAAAAGCAgccttctgtctgtctgtctgttaaGAGCTCAACATGGGTCGCCGGTCAAAATTTCAGCCTAGAAGGTGCGTTTGACATGGACGCAGGCCCCGCCCCATCGAGCGAGGCAGGTGTGGACTGACCTGGATGAAGAGCCAGGAAGTGACCAGCGCCAGGCTGCTGTACTGGCCGTTGAAGCGGTAATGATATGCATAGAAGGCAAAGTGATACAAATAGAAGAACCTGAAAGACGACAACAACAGGCTGAGAAGGGGCCGGACGGGGGGCGGGGTTATGTTTCGGCTGGGCGGGGCTCGCTCACCTGAGCCAGTGTCGCTTGCTGGTGTTGGTGTGACAGCAGATGGCGTCGTACTGGTCGGCCAACCACACGATGAGGATGATGTAAAAGGCCGTGGTGGTGTCGTTGAAAAATTCCGACATGATGGCCTCCATGCCTGaacacaggaagtgacatcagcAAAGCCACCTGACTTGCGGGACCATTCCGACCCGTCCGTGCAGAAACAGATTTTCTTTCGTGTACTTGCGTACGTCCCAACTTGCTTTTCGTGGAAGGTTGGGAAGCAATCGACGTTCCAAAGTTAGCAATCAAGTGTCAAATTGCGCTGATGAAATCTTTTTTGGAATAACGACCGAATGTCAAGCATATCGAGTTCAATATTGGTTTTTGTTTCTTATCAATTTCTTCTTTCTCCAAAATAAGTGGATGAGATTTGGACTTTCTGGGGTGAGCGTCTTCAAGAAATGGGAGGGGCTTACGCAATGTGTTTGCTGTGGTTGAGGTCAGAGGTCAAGAGCGAGTCAACTCACCGACGAGGGCGAGGATGACGGTGAGCAGGGGGGCCGCCGGGAAGGCGATGGTCATGTTCATCTCCAACATCTGAAGGAGGTCCACTGAGAgaagaaaacaaaccaaaagtTTCACTCGTTGACTTCAGTACCAGACAATTGGAAGACGGACCGACTTGAGATACGAGCGACAACCACCTTTTGAAAATCTATCACACgcattgaaaacaaacaaacgccgATTTACTTTTTGACAATTGCTCATCAGCTTGATGCTAAAGCTTGCTAatggttagcattagcatgcaagAACAACTGTCGAGCGATTTTCGCAACCGTATCATCAGcatcttcaaataaaaaataaatgaacaaacatCTCCAACATCTGCTGAAATCAGCTACATCCTTAACTAAACAATTCTAAAACTCAATTCAAACGATATCACTGGCATTTGCTAACATTTCTCGGCCATTATTGGATGTCGTTTGGACAGAGTAATGTTGACAAAGGTTGTTGATGGCTTTATACTGCCTCCCAGTGGCCAGGGCGGGCACAGCACAAGCATGAACTCTTCAACTCTTTCCATTTgacaaattgtcaaaaatgaacATTAGCGttcaaacaaactaacaaagtCACTTTTTGCTCGATCGCACTGACGACAAAGGAAGATTGTCAGCACTTAATTCAATTCTTGTCATCTAATTGTTCAACAATGCACAATTACAATTGTCATATACAAATCAATTCCAAATACAATTAGTTAACATATTGATCTtgctcatttgaaaaaaaaacgtgattgTTCTATTGGACGATAACGTCATTTCATTTCGGTAGATGTGAATTATTGcaatattcaacaactatatcgcctttttttcaatattgagcAGTTCCATCGCGTGCGCGCGTTATATTCCATGTTGAGCAACTGACCAATGAAGACGAAGATCTGGTGGTGAGAATATCGGAGCAGCATGGACACCGAcagagtctgaaaaaaaaagaaaaaagaaaagagcacaaACGTCAagtgacagacaaaaacaatcTTGGAGCTGGTCCAAGTGGGATTTTGGGaccggaaaaaagaaaaagaaaggcggCGTGCTGTACGATATTGTTGTGTTTGGAACGGAAGCGGACGCGATCGGATGGCTCGCTCGGTGGGTGCTGGACTCACGAAGATGACCATGATGACAAACGCAGCCAGGTAGGACGTTCGGGCCATCCACATGCTGACAAAGCGGTAATGTTCCCCGGAGACCACGTTCCTGAGGAAGCCTTGACACATCGGCGTCACGGTTAGCGGTGGTCCCGCGACCTTGAGGTCGGGTCAGATGAGCGGCCGTCACCTTTGTTCTCCTCGTTCTCGGCCAGCGCCTTGACGCTGGACATGAGGATGTCGTCGTAGCCCAGAAACTCGTCCAGCAGGAAGCGACTGAAGCCGTCGCCGAAGCACGCGTCCTTGGTGGGATCTGGAAGGCAAAGCGGCGTTTAGCGTCCGGCGGGCTGACTTGCGCCCGTCGCCGCCGGCGTCTCACCCAGCGTGACCACCATGACGGGGATGTTGAGTCTGTGGCGCGTGCTCTGGGACAGGCGCAGGAAGCCGTACTCCAGCGAGTACTCCACCATGTACTCCTCCTGAGGCCAAGCTGGACAAGCAAAGCGACGGCGGCGGTGAGCGCAGGCGGAGATTCCCGTTAGGCCGCCGCCTACCTTTGGCCGCGTGACTGAAGGAGAGGTCCTGGCTGTCATTGGCCCCGCCTCCCGCTCCTCCCTCACCCGCTGGCGCTCGTCCCACGGCCGCCGGCGCCTTCAGACGAGGTTCCACGTCCAGTTCAAACTGACGGcgaaacaaaactaaagtttTGCGGGTGATTGATTTCAACGCAATACAAACGATGCCTCAAATAACTTGTTGCCTTTTGCTCTTCGCGCGACATCGCCTCAATGCCAAATTTGTACACAAAAGAAAGCACAATCACATTTCATCCATTGTAAGAATGATGAAGTCGTCAGTTTTCTGGCGAAAATGGAATAAACGCATGggggaaaaattaaaaataaaaatcagccaatcaaatgtatttcaatgaaatgaaatgaaagccaGTGGTGAGACCGTCCAAATGTGTGACTTAATACGGTTCGATTAAAGAATCCAAGCGATACTTGACTGACTGAATCATTTCAGCTGtgaaaagttcagattttgtccagaatgaattatttttcaagtacgataaagacttttaaaaagtcatttttctacttgctggcgactgatgatgacatcacctgtgctgaggaagttggtaacgacgctttctggggttggtcggtaaactgagccacgattggtcgtgacctacttcctcagcacaggtgatgtcatcatcagtcgacagcaagttaaaaaaacaacaacaacttttgaaaggtattaattgtacatgaaaattaatgaagttaccagatgaattctaaacaaaatattgactttgcactgctgaaaatgtctcaatgagtccgATCCTATTTGGAGCAAGCATTTGCACCTCAACTCGTCCTCACCTGCACCGAGCTGTTGTCAAACGTGTCCAGCATCATCTCCTCGTCttcgtcctcctcttcctcttgcaGCGCCGCCAGACTGAGGCCGGCGATGGCTCCGCCTTCTCCTCcgccctcctcctcgtcctcgtcctcccgCTGCAAGTCGTAGAACTGCAGGAAGACGGGCGGGCGGCTGGAGTTCCTCTGGATCTCCACGCGCAGGATGCCGTCGCGAGGCCAGCGCTCCCTCACTCCCTCCAGGCAGTCGATGGGCGAGCGAGAGAAGGCGATGTGGATGTAGGCCAGGATGAAGAGGACGAAGAGCGCCTGACCAccaccgccaaaaacatttgcaacattTCAACGATACGGCTGTGCTCACAATAGTAACCATATTTAGAAATAAAAACGAGACAGCATCCATATTCGAGTATCGATAGTCTTCCCTGACACTCGCATGAGAAGGAAGCAAAGTGAACAGAGCGGATTGTCCCGATTTTTTGTTTTCGTGTGAGATGAAGGTGAAAAGGTGGAGTAAGGTCACCTTGAGCAGCACGAAGAACTCAAAGACCCTCCTGAACGAGGGCGGGAAGAGGCGGGCGTAAGTGACGGCCATCTTGAAGAAGAGCGCGTGGAAGAGGCGGTCTCGAACATTGATGAGGGGGTTCTGGTTGATGTTGGGGTTCCGAATCCTGTTGGGCgggacgttgttgttgttgttgttgggcggcacgttgttgttgttggcctGGTTCTCAGACATGGTCTCTCGATGGCAGAGGTCAAATGTAGCTGCAGCCGATTCTAGGTTAGCATGGCTTCAAGTTGCGCTCTTCTCGTCTTCGCTCGGtctacaacacacacacagtacaaACAGTACAAACAGTACAACAGTACAACAGTACAACAGTACAAGACGAGTTGACGCGAGCACGACAACTGGCCACGCCAATTCCCACAAAGCAGTCAGTTGGTCTTgagtgacaaccaatcacatgACACCTGCAAGTGCTTGTTTTCCTTTCCTGCAAAGTTTGGATTTCAACCTGAGGACAGATGATGGTGCAACCAATTCGGGCCTGGCTCCTCATCGTCCCACAGCGGGAGCTTTTCTCCTCTTCAAGCGAGCTCCTCCGAATAACAACAACACCCGACAGCAACAAAAGCAACAGCAGCTGCA contains the following coding sequences:
- the plppr3b gene encoding phospholipid phosphatase-related protein type 3 isoform X2, whose protein sequence is MTQLPIVASSVVSLYFLELTDVLRPPRLGFRCHDRDLSKPYVDGGDEIIPLLMLLSLAFAGPAASIMLVEALVYLLQSRAKVRRAEGSINAGGCNFNSFLRRTVRFVGVHVFGLCATALVTDVIQLSTGYHAPFFLTVCKPNYSHVSCDANAYVTRDICSGHDRHAIAAARKTFPSQHATLSAFAAVYVSMYFNATISDSTKLLKPVLVFVFAMAAALSGLTQVTQHRSHPVDIYVGFLIGAFIAAYLAFHAVANFKSSEAGALAPPPAPSLDDPLRALTERGHESVYNKGPASASESNDEIAAAAAAPGPLDAIQGEAASAGSLKRASVDVELMAPRSPMAKETMLTFSNTLPGSSIGAGDGAAAPVPPLPPVQPVQPVQPVQRRLKTAHVPVEPVSSQRLLSEWKRRSAQVRDPNRRGSQDGSEAARDDGGSAALVRNRGPTPPPAVAKAVATPRPPQIPEAGPPPVSPKSSVARAKWSAIREKAGAEASARQPRLLQVVAVSKQQGLLREKSASARSGPSAGPPPPRYREKQREAVVTVDAHASYHPLCQTPPCLWEWGGAEPRDAYDPDGPRPAEPAAFGGFRPRRAGASEPAAQSEALTDAQRKEMAARRKTALVLLERDAQLANQENQFGSFQGRRIKE
- the plppr3b gene encoding phospholipid phosphatase-related protein type 3 isoform X1, giving the protein MMMSSPSEKMKKRRSKDSLTLLPCFYFVELPIVASSVVSLYFLELTDVLRPPRLGFRCHDRDLSKPYVDGGDEIIPLLMLLSLAFAGPAASIMLVEALVYLLQSRAKVRRAEGSINAGGCNFNSFLRRTVRFVGVHVFGLCATALVTDVIQLSTGYHAPFFLTVCKPNYSHVSCDANAYVTRDICSGHDRHAIAAARKTFPSQHATLSAFAAVYVSMYFNATISDSTKLLKPVLVFVFAMAAALSGLTQVTQHRSHPVDIYVGFLIGAFIAAYLAFHAVANFKSSEAGALAPPPAPSLDDPLRALTERGHESVYNKGPASASESNDEIAAAAAAPGPLDAIQGEAASAGSLKRASVDVELMAPRSPMAKETMLTFSNTLPGSSIGAGDGAAAPVPPLPPVQPVQPVQPVQRRLKTAHVPVEPVSSQRLLSEWKRRSAQVRDPNRRGSQDGSEAARDDGGSAALVRNRGPTPPPAVAKAVATPRPPQIPEAGPPPVSPKSSVARAKWSAIREKAGAEASARQPRLLQVVAVSKQQGLLREKSASARSGPSAGPPPPRYREKQREAVVTVDAHASYHPLCQTPPCLWEWGGAEPRDAYDPDGPRPAEPAAFGGFRPRRAGASEPAAQSEALTDAQRKEMAARRKTALVLLERDAQLANQENQFGSFQGRRIKE
- the tmem259 gene encoding membralin, encoding MSENQANNNNVPPNNNNNNVPPNRIRNPNINQNPLINVRDRLFHALFFKMAVTYARLFPPSFRRVFEFFVLLKALFVLFILAYIHIAFSRSPIDCLEGVRERWPRDGILRVEIQRNSSRPPVFLQFYDLQREDEDEEEGGGEGGAIAGLSLAALQEEEEDEDEEMMLDTFDNSSVQFELDVEPRLKAPAAVGRAPAGEGGAGGGANDSQDLSFSHAAKAWPQEEYMVEYSLEYGFLRLSQSTRHRLNIPVMVVTLDPTKDACFGDGFSRFLLDEFLGYDDILMSSVKALAENEENKGFLRNVVSGEHYRFVSMWMARTSYLAAFVIMVIFTLSVSMLLRYSHHQIFVFIVDLLQMLEMNMTIAFPAAPLLTVILALVGMEAIMSEFFNDTTTAFYIILIVWLADQYDAICCHTNTSKRHWLRFFYLYHFAFYAYHYRFNGQYSSLALVTSWLFIQHSMIYFFHHYELPAILQQIRIQEMLLHNQQQAGQANQTALQDTLNNNNNNDDGGAGPPAEPAAASAAASAAAAAARLAPASAELLQPPPESPPSSSAAGEVRSELNWVAQTAAIITEALASSGQEGAVADLWMGEGGAGAESQPSLGTDAADPSRTDCSVQPSSSHSS